From a single Azospirillaceae bacterium genomic region:
- a CDS encoding UBP-type zinc finger domain-containing protein, which yields MDNACRHLSSVLTVTPSARGCEECLKIGSEWVHLRLCRTCGHVGCCDESPHRHATRHFHATRHPIMEGYDPPEGWGWCYVDEIMVDLPDTTPQDGPIPSFIDSAF from the coding sequence ATGGACAATGCCTGCCGCCATCTTTCCTCCGTCCTCACCGTGACGCCCAGCGCGCGGGGCTGTGAGGAATGCCTGAAGATCGGGTCCGAGTGGGTGCATTTGCGCCTGTGCCGAACCTGCGGCCATGTCGGATGCTGTGATGAATCCCCGCACCGCCATGCCACCCGCCATTTCCACGCCACCCGGCACCCGATCATGGAAGGGTACGACCCGCCCGAGGGCTGGGGCTGGTGTTATGTCGACGAGATCATGGTCGATCTGCCCGACACCACGCCCCAGGACGGGCCCATCCCCAGCTTTATCGACTCCGCCTTTTAG